A window of the Sporosarcina sp. FSL K6-2383 genome harbors these coding sequences:
- the atpA gene encoding F0F1 ATP synthase subunit alpha yields MSIKAEEISVLIKQQIENYQSELKVSEVGTVIKIGDGIALAHGLDNVMAGELLEFSTGVLGMAQNLEANNVGIVILGPYTDIKEGDEVRRTGRIMEVPVGKEMIGRVVNPLGQPVDGLGPIATTKSRPIESPAQGVMARKSVHEPLQTGIKAIDALVPIGRGQRELIIGDRQTGKTTVAIDTILNQADQDMICIYVAIGQKESTVRGVVETLRKNGALDYTIVVTASASQPAPLLFLAPYAGITMAEEFMFDGKHVLIVYDDLSKQAAAYRELSLLLRRPPGREAYPGDVFYLHSRLLERAAKLNDTLGAGSITALPFVETQAGDISAYIPTNVISITDGQIFLQSDLFFSGVRPAINPGLSVSRVGGSAQIKAMKKVAGTLRLDLAAFRELEAFSQFGSNLDSATQAKLDRGVRTVEILKQDLNKPFKVEQQVVVLYALTRGHLDDVPVKDILRFESEILSWLETNHTDVYDHIRKTKDLPADDVMVAAITEFKQLFVAAE; encoded by the coding sequence ATGAGCATCAAAGCTGAAGAAATCAGCGTTCTCATAAAACAGCAGATTGAAAATTATCAATCTGAGTTGAAAGTGAGCGAAGTAGGTACAGTTATTAAAATCGGTGACGGTATCGCACTAGCTCATGGCCTCGACAACGTCATGGCCGGAGAACTTCTTGAGTTCTCTACAGGTGTTCTAGGTATGGCGCAAAACTTGGAAGCGAACAATGTAGGTATCGTTATCCTTGGCCCATACACAGACATTAAAGAAGGCGATGAAGTACGTCGTACAGGTCGTATTATGGAAGTACCAGTTGGTAAAGAAATGATTGGACGCGTTGTCAATCCACTAGGACAACCAGTTGATGGACTAGGTCCGATTGCAACAACAAAATCACGTCCAATTGAAAGTCCTGCACAAGGGGTAATGGCGCGTAAATCCGTTCATGAGCCACTTCAAACAGGTATTAAAGCGATTGATGCACTAGTTCCAATCGGTCGTGGACAGCGTGAATTGATCATCGGTGACCGTCAAACAGGTAAAACAACTGTTGCCATCGATACAATTTTGAACCAAGCTGACCAAGATATGATTTGTATCTATGTTGCAATTGGTCAAAAAGAATCTACTGTTCGTGGTGTTGTTGAAACATTACGTAAGAACGGTGCGCTTGACTATACAATCGTTGTAACAGCTTCTGCTTCACAACCAGCTCCACTACTATTCCTTGCACCTTATGCAGGTATAACAATGGCTGAGGAATTCATGTTTGACGGTAAGCACGTGCTAATCGTTTATGATGACCTATCTAAACAAGCAGCAGCATACCGCGAACTGTCCTTGCTACTTCGTCGTCCTCCGGGTCGTGAAGCTTATCCTGGTGACGTCTTCTATCTTCACTCCCGCCTTCTTGAGCGTGCAGCGAAGTTGAACGATACACTTGGTGCAGGTTCAATTACAGCATTACCATTCGTTGAAACACAAGCAGGGGATATCTCGGCTTATATTCCAACAAACGTAATTTCGATTACGGATGGTCAAATTTTCCTTCAGTCTGACCTATTCTTCTCGGGTGTACGTCCGGCCATTAACCCTGGTCTTTCCGTATCACGCGTAGGTGGTTCAGCACAGATTAAAGCAATGAAGAAAGTTGCGGGAACACTGCGTCTTGACCTTGCAGCATTCCGTGAGCTGGAAGCATTCTCACAGTTCGGTTCTAACCTTGACTCTGCAACACAAGCGAAGTTAGACCGTGGTGTGCGTACAGTTGAAATCTTGAAGCAAGATTTGAACAAACCATTCAAAGTGGAACAACAGGTTGTCGTGCTTTACGCATTAACGCGTGGACATCTTGACGATGTTCCAGTAAAAGATATCTTACGTTTCGAAAGCGAAATTTTAAGCTGGCTTGAAACGAACCACACTGACGTATATGATCATATTCGCAAGACAAAGGATCTTCCAGCAGACGACGTAATGGTAGCAGCAATTACAGAGTTCAAGCAACTCTTTGTCGCAGCAGAATAA
- the atpG gene encoding ATP synthase F1 subunit gamma, whose product MASLRDIENRIKSTKKTSQITKAMQMVSASKLTRAENNALAFVPYMEKIQEVVGSIAAGTSDSGHPMLVSRPVKKTGYIVITSDRGLVGGYNANILRTVKNAIEKRHASKDEVMIIAIGRKGLEFFQRLDFNIVESLEGISDHPSFNEIKEVANRAVGMFTEGAYDEVYLYYNHFVSAISSEVTEKKLLPLTDVISASATTSYEFEPSGEKILEVLLPQYAESLIFGALIDGKASEHASSMTAMKTASDNAADLIDSLTLSFNRARQAAITQQITEIVGGVAALE is encoded by the coding sequence GTGGCATCATTACGCGATATAGAAAACCGTATTAAATCGACGAAGAAAACAAGTCAAATTACCAAAGCAATGCAAATGGTTTCGGCTTCTAAATTGACACGTGCAGAGAATAACGCTCTAGCGTTCGTTCCTTACATGGAGAAAATTCAAGAAGTTGTAGGCTCAATTGCTGCAGGTACAAGTGACTCAGGTCATCCAATGCTCGTATCTCGTCCTGTTAAAAAGACGGGCTACATCGTAATTACTTCGGATCGTGGGCTGGTAGGTGGCTATAATGCCAATATCCTACGCACGGTTAAAAATGCAATCGAAAAACGTCATGCGTCGAAAGATGAAGTGATGATTATTGCAATCGGACGGAAAGGTCTTGAATTTTTCCAACGTCTTGATTTCAATATTGTCGAAAGCCTCGAAGGAATTAGTGATCACCCTTCATTCAACGAAATAAAAGAAGTCGCTAATCGAGCTGTTGGCATGTTCACAGAAGGCGCGTACGATGAAGTGTACTTGTATTACAACCACTTTGTCTCCGCCATCTCAAGTGAAGTGACGGAAAAGAAATTGCTTCCGCTCACAGACGTCATATCGGCATCGGCAACGACTTCCTATGAGTTTGAGCCTTCAGGCGAAAAAATTCTTGAAGTGCTTCTCCCTCAATATGCAGAAAGCCTTATTTTCGGTGCGCTGATTGATGGCAAGGCAAGTGAACATGCTTCAAGTATGACAGCGATGAAAACTGCATCTGATAATGCAGCTGACTTAATAGATTCTTTAACACTTTCATTCAACCGTGCACGACAAGCCGCGATTACTCAACAAATTACAGAAATCGTCGGTGGCGTCGCAGCTCTCGAATAA